In Fusobacterium sp. JB019, a single window of DNA contains:
- the rfaE2 gene encoding D-glycero-beta-D-manno-heptose 1-phosphate adenylyltransferase: MVVDRKFGKELIEKLKIQNKKVVFTNGCFDILHVGHLRYLAEAKRQGDILIVGVNSDSSVKRLKGEDRPINGEADRAEMLCGLKSVDYAVIFKEDTPEKLIEELKPSIHVKGGDYTKDDLPETKIVESYGGEVRILSFVEGKSTTNIVNKIKK; this comes from the coding sequence GTGGTAGTTGATAGAAAATTTGGAAAAGAACTGATTGAAAAATTAAAAATTCAAAATAAAAAAGTTGTATTTACTAATGGATGTTTCGATATTTTACACGTAGGACATTTAAGATATTTAGCAGAAGCTAAAAGACAAGGAGATATATTAATTGTTGGAGTAAATTCAGATAGTTCAGTAAAAAGATTAAAAGGGGAAGATAGACCTATAAATGGAGAAGCAGATAGGGCAGAAATGTTATGTGGTTTAAAGTCTGTTGATTATGCAGTTATTTTTAAGGAAGATACTCCAGAAAAATTAATTGAAGAATTAAAACCCTCTATTCATGTAAAGGGTGGAGATTATACTAAGGATGATTTACCAGAAACCAAAATAGTAGAAAGTTATGGAGGAGAAGTTAGAATCTTATCTTTT